Proteins found in one Paenibacillus borealis genomic segment:
- a CDS encoding cache domain-containing sensor histidine kinase, translated as MKWNSIRTKLIVFLLLPTLICIMATMFVSYSYTTNSLRTRAVDENKNLLYQGSKNINSLIGEINRLSLSVYSDSDFYRLLEAGHDDLSSDIAIYNSLSYISTSLPNISQVYLYGVKDGKATLITDNTTPKRWLGDTPYQESNITGSSPVKVQSTHLSDAYGLSLPLTQFVPEPVFTLHRRIERIPSSEALGYLSIDVKLAALGDIVDQLYDQDQENIYLVDSAGKLVYGPDAGTFGQPLDAAWYNKQMADSMVTQGHFEQDNSVFIYQKIESIGLSWTLVKQIPVSYLFREAKEAAGINLLLLFVLMSMIIALTILISFRITAPIKQLTRYMNQVQTGNLEIDIRPAGKDEIGVVTEHFRSMMDTINNLILREYRLELSNKTNELRALQSQINPHFLNNTLQIIGTLALELKVPQIYGLLSALAKMMRYSMYNDEKIVTIQNELEHVKAYIELQKERFENKFSFRYDMEESLLHALMPKMILQPIVENYFKHGFNLARTDGFIEITAARLSPSRMEISIRNNGLSIPAVKLETLRKELQQPRAVEELDMIKNSGQDSYSRRDAPGAGIGLGNVLARLRLVCGDDALLTVDNLEAGGVIIRLEIEILVESERI; from the coding sequence TCAGGGCTCCAAGAACATTAACAGTCTGATTGGGGAGATCAACCGTTTGTCGCTCAGTGTGTACTCTGACTCGGATTTCTACCGGCTGCTTGAAGCCGGGCACGACGATCTGTCCTCCGACATTGCCATTTACAATTCGCTCAGTTACATTTCCACCTCGCTGCCTAATATCTCACAGGTGTACTTATATGGCGTCAAAGACGGTAAAGCTACACTGATTACCGATAATACGACACCCAAGCGCTGGCTGGGAGACACACCCTACCAGGAATCCAACATTACAGGGAGCTCTCCGGTGAAAGTGCAAAGCACCCATCTAAGCGACGCCTACGGATTAAGTCTGCCATTAACGCAGTTCGTACCGGAGCCTGTTTTTACGCTGCACCGCAGAATTGAGCGTATCCCTTCCTCTGAAGCACTCGGTTATCTCTCGATTGATGTCAAGCTCGCAGCTCTTGGTGATATAGTAGACCAGCTATACGACCAGGATCAGGAAAACATCTATCTGGTGGACAGCGCCGGAAAGCTCGTATACGGACCTGACGCCGGCACATTCGGCCAACCGCTGGATGCAGCATGGTACAATAAACAGATGGCTGACAGCATGGTGACCCAAGGGCATTTTGAGCAGGACAACTCTGTGTTCATCTATCAAAAAATTGAAAGCATCGGCCTAAGCTGGACGCTCGTCAAGCAAATCCCTGTCTCCTATCTGTTCCGCGAAGCCAAGGAGGCCGCCGGCATTAATCTGCTGCTGCTCTTCGTGCTGATGAGTATGATCATCGCCCTGACGATTCTGATCTCCTTCCGGATCACCGCCCCCATCAAGCAGCTGACCCGGTACATGAATCAGGTGCAGACCGGTAACCTAGAGATTGATATCCGACCGGCCGGAAAAGATGAGATCGGTGTGGTCACGGAGCATTTCCGCAGTATGATGGACACGATCAACAACCTGATTCTGCGGGAGTACAGGCTGGAGCTGTCGAACAAAACCAATGAGCTGAGGGCGCTGCAGTCGCAGATCAACCCGCATTTCCTGAACAACACTCTTCAGATTATCGGTACACTCGCCCTTGAGCTGAAGGTGCCGCAAATCTACGGCCTGCTCTCGGCACTGGCCAAGATGATGCGCTACAGCATGTACAATGATGAGAAGATTGTGACGATACAGAATGAACTGGAGCATGTTAAAGCGTATATTGAGCTGCAGAAGGAACGTTTTGAAAATAAGTTCAGTTTCCGCTACGATATGGAAGAATCCTTGCTGCATGCGCTGATGCCCAAGATGATCCTGCAGCCGATTGTGGAGAATTACTTCAAGCACGGGTTCAACCTTGCCCGCACGGACGGATTCATTGAGATTACGGCAGCCAGACTTAGCCCTAGCCGGATGGAGATCAGTATCCGGAACAACGGCCTCTCGATTCCGGCCGTGAAGCTGGAGACGCTGCGCAAGGAGCTGCAGCAGCCCAGAGCTGTTGAAGAGCTCGACATGATCAAGAACTCAGGTCAGGACAGCTACAGCAGACGTGATGCTCCCGGTGCGGGAATCGGCCTGGGGAATGTACTGGCCAGGCTGCGGCTGGTCTGCGGGGATGATGCTTTGCTGACGGTAGATAATCTGGAGGCCGGCGGGGTTATCATCCGGCTGGAAATTGAGATATTAGTGGAGAGTGAACGGATATGA